In the genome of Malania oleifera isolate guangnan ecotype guangnan chromosome 5, ASM2987363v1, whole genome shotgun sequence, the window CATATTCTTTAGGGACACATAGTTGGATCTATTAATTGTTTTAAAGTTTTCAAAATGTTCAATACATGCTCATATTAGATAATAAATGCAAGTCATCTCACTATAAAGTAAACCATATCATGGTACACCACCCATATACATTATTTAACCTATGTATACACTTTCAATCAATGCATACTTCAAAGGGAACATTCATGCTCTCATATATTAGAAAGAGTgagcaaaaaaaataaagaattgaGAGATCGACCCAGACTTTACATTTTTTATGTTCTTacatttaaattaaaatgaaaagctattcaaaacacttgaaaaccctaaaaatagagTAGAAAcactattaaatttttttttgggaaaatatcaaAATCTTGAtgtaatttttatgaattttttttaatttattaaaggttaaaaatacaataaaataaaataaaaattaataaaagatACCAGAGAGgtctaaaaattaatataaaaaatccTAAAAGTTGCAAAGGGGCCTCCTAGATCTCCCAAATAGAAATTCAAAGAAAAACCTAAaagaaaacatatattttttaaaaaatagaaacatCTCAATtaggagaaaaaataaaaaataaataaatagtagataaataaaataaattaagaaaacattttttaaataaaatagaaatatatttttgttgcccctattttttcataattttttttatatcaaaagcattttttatcaattttttaaaaattaaatggattattaaataaaataaacaaatttaaaaaaatgaactagTTGATCAGTCAACGTGGTCCAAGGGGAGCACAGCACAACCCACGCATGCAGGAGGGGTCGCTGGCCGGAGTTACTATTCCAGCGTCGTCTTCGGGGACTCGCTGTATATATATGGGGAGGGAAGAAGGATCCCTATCATATTCAGAAGGTAAGTTGAATGAAAATCACAAGTAATAACAAAAGACAGTGTGTTTCCCttacagaaaataaaagaataaatagTTATCCAtcaccaaaatatatatatatatatatatatatatatatatatacacacacacacacatatgcatacaGCTACTACTAGACGTCCCAATAATATAATCCTGATTCCATTTTTATAGCTGCTTCCTTCCATGCTACTATTATCTATCCATATTTTCCTCATTTTGCATTTACAATGGTGTTTTTTGGATTGTTAAGACTATCTTAATTAACACCACACCTGCAATTGGTGTCTCATACAGCACAATGGtttaataataaaactaattattGGGTCTACCTTGCTCTTAACTAAGAGGTGTCTACAGCTTCATTTTGATAGATTTCAGAagctattactattattattactcttTAATTGTCTTTTAATAGAGTGATCACTTGTGGaaaatgttctttttttttttcccatttttttcaaaaaattgacaAAAAACTCagtaattttttcaattttacaAACTTTATATAAAAAACTGGAAAGGAATATAAGACTGCATTCAGGAAAAGCAATTACCTTCAGTCATTTTTAAAAGCTTAAACCATCAAATCATCCCAAATGCAAAAATATACTAGGAGGAACAATAACTAGGCATGTGTTCTGAAGCAATATGAAGCACAATAAAGCAGCCGCACTTGAGGTCTTTTAAATTATGGCGGGGTAACTCTGGAAGACTCCAAAATATCAGGCAAGCCAGAAACAAGAACCAGAGGGAGAAGACAAAACTGGGTTTCCAGATTATCGCTTCTTGGAGACACCGACAGTCTTTCCTCTACGCCCAGTGGTCTTGGTGTGCTGCCCACGCACACGAAGACCCCAATAGTGACGGAGACCTCTGTGGTTCCTGTACCATTGTCAAAAAGCAACATGAGACCTCCCCTTCCCTGTATCAATATACAAATATGGATCATGTCAAAACATAAATTAAGACAAACCTGATCTTCTTTAATCGTTCAAGATCGTCCCTCAGTTTCATGTCCAACGCATTGGAAACCACTTGGGAATACTTCCCGTCTTTGTAATCCTTCTTCCTGTTCAGAAACCAGTCTGGGATTTTGAACTGGCGGGGATTTGCAACTATAACCATAAGGTTGTCAAGCTCAGCAGCTGATAGCTCACCAGCTCTACAAGTGACACATTACACCAAAACATCAAAATCCCAGGAAACACAAATTTGCAACAATTTAAACCACAACTGTAGCACCATGATAATCTTCACCAGATCgccatcaaaacacattaaaaatTATGTAAGTCACAACTAAACAATTGGGCGGCAACATGAAACAGAAgatattaaaagaaataaaaagaaattaaggGGCAATGGGGGCGGGGGGCTACCTCTGCTCCACACAAAGCTGACTACTGAAAAATGGCACACACTTGACTATTTCGACCAAAAGTGGAAATTGATGAGCAAAACCAGTTGGCGTTGCATATATACCGGTTTCTCCCAGGTTccttaaattctttttgtttcCCATTTAGAGAATGCTGCATACGTTAAGAAGGGGCATGGAATTACCTGATGTGAAACCCAAGAAGCCTAAACCAAAGTAGGAACTAACGTTTATTTAGCCCCAAGGTGTTTGATTGGGGCCACAGAATTTATCAACATTCCTAAAATAATAGACCATGCCTTGTGCTAGACTAGGCTGGAGGAATCACTCATAAAATCCAAATTCCAGAAAGCTCCTCATACCTAATAGAATATATACACATGCACTTGTGAGCATAGTAGTCAAAAGCGCGCCCGAGGTGCACCTAGGCACAAGGCGCAGTGGGGCGACGAGGCTAGGGTTAATGTGAGGTGACCTTCAAAAGGCACAGATGCCTACACTGAGGCTCCAGGCACAGTGAGTGGCACGTGAGATATCTGAccttttaacttcatttttttaaccttttaaaaaagaaaaggtaGCCAGACTCGAACCAGCCCCAGTCCTAGCCCTAGCCAGGGGCTTTGACTCAAACCAGCAGGTCCAGGCTTCATTTTCGAGCCATTGAACCAACATGAAACCAGCAGTCCAGGCTGCATCTTCACATCTTCGAGCCTTCACCAGCAAGAGAGTCATCGCAGGAGCCCTTCATCTTCCAGATTCGATCCTTTGAACCAACACAATCTTCATCCtcaagccttcgaaccagcacAACCTCGAGCCTTTGAACTAGTACAATCTACGTCCTCAAGCCTTCAAACCAGCACGAAACACCTTCATCTTCAAGTCTTCGAGTCTTCAGCAGCAAGAGAGCCTT includes:
- the LOC131155630 gene encoding small ribosomal subunit protein uS13z/uS13y/uS13x is translated as MSLVANEEFQHILRVLNTNVDGKQKIMFALTSIKGIGRRFANIVCKKADVDMNKRAGELSAAELDNLMVIVANPRQFKIPDWFLNRKKDYKDGKYSQVVSNALDMKLRDDLERLKKIRNHRGLRHYWGLRVRGQHTKTTGRRGKTVGVSKKR